A part of Tessaracoccus timonensis genomic DNA contains:
- a CDS encoding regulatory protein RecX, whose protein sequence is MKSISDIEFARKIALDLLSIRPRSEAELRTALAKRNVPDELIDELCGRFTEVGLLDDAQFASMLVASRSSFSHHGKRRIRQELRNKGVPDEHAQAALDEIDDDAELDAARAVAQRKMRSLSGLEPHVAKRRLAGALARRGFGPGAVMQVTNETLVDLYDEEW, encoded by the coding sequence GTGAAGTCGATTTCTGACATCGAGTTCGCACGCAAGATCGCCCTCGACCTGCTGAGCATTCGGCCTCGCTCTGAGGCCGAACTGCGCACAGCCTTGGCCAAACGCAACGTGCCAGACGAACTCATCGACGAACTATGCGGGCGCTTCACCGAGGTGGGTTTGCTGGACGACGCGCAGTTCGCATCGATGCTGGTGGCGAGTCGCTCGTCGTTCTCCCACCACGGTAAGCGCCGCATCCGTCAAGAGCTTCGGAATAAGGGCGTGCCCGACGAGCATGCCCAGGCTGCTTTGGACGAGATTGACGATGACGCCGAGCTTGACGCAGCCCGTGCGGTTGCGCAGCGGAAAATGCGCAGCTTGTCTGGGCTCGAACCCCATGTGGCCAAGCGTCGTTTGGCCGGAGCACTCGCTCGACGGGGTTTCGGGCCGGGCGCTGTGATGCAGGTGACGAATGAGACGCTGGTAGATTTGTACGACGAAGAATGGTGA
- the recA gene encoding recombinase RecA, producing MAAVADREKALQNALAQIEKTHGKGSVMRLGAETRLPVDVIPTGSVALDVALGIGGLPRGRIVEIYGPESSGKTTVALHAIANAQREGGICAFIDAEHALDPDYAQKLGVNTDELLVSQPDNGEQALEIADTLVRSGALALIVVDSVAALTPRAEIEGEMGDSHVGLQARLMSQALRKMTGALKNAHTTAIFINQLREKIGVMFGNPETTTGGRALKFYSSVRLDVRRIETLKDGTEMVGNRTRVKVVKNKVAPPFKQAEFDIMYGQGISREGSLLDMGVDAGIVRKAGAWFTYESDQLGQGKENARNYLKEHPDVAEELERRIRLHLGIDGSEDVPEGVDPETGEVDF from the coding sequence ATGGCAGCAGTCGCAGATCGCGAGAAGGCGCTCCAAAACGCACTCGCCCAGATCGAGAAAACCCACGGCAAAGGCTCCGTCATGCGCCTTGGCGCAGAAACACGGCTCCCCGTCGACGTGATTCCCACCGGGTCCGTGGCACTCGATGTCGCGCTCGGTATCGGGGGGCTTCCCCGCGGGCGCATCGTCGAGATCTACGGTCCCGAGTCGAGCGGTAAAACCACCGTGGCGCTGCACGCCATCGCGAATGCACAGCGGGAGGGCGGCATCTGTGCCTTTATCGACGCCGAGCATGCACTTGATCCAGACTACGCGCAGAAACTCGGGGTGAACACCGACGAGCTGCTCGTGTCCCAGCCAGATAACGGTGAGCAGGCACTCGAGATTGCCGACACGCTCGTGCGTTCCGGCGCGCTGGCGCTCATCGTCGTCGACTCGGTGGCGGCCCTTACCCCGCGCGCCGAAATCGAGGGCGAAATGGGCGATTCTCACGTCGGTCTCCAGGCCCGCCTCATGAGCCAGGCGCTGCGCAAAATGACGGGCGCGCTCAAGAACGCCCACACCACAGCCATCTTCATCAACCAGCTTCGCGAGAAGATCGGTGTCATGTTCGGCAACCCCGAAACCACCACGGGTGGCCGGGCGCTCAAGTTCTATTCGTCGGTGCGCCTCGACGTTCGCCGCATCGAGACGCTGAAAGATGGCACCGAGATGGTGGGCAACCGCACCCGCGTCAAGGTGGTCAAGAACAAGGTGGCTCCGCCGTTCAAGCAGGCCGAATTCGACATCATGTACGGCCAAGGCATCTCCCGCGAGGGCTCTCTGCTTGACATGGGCGTCGACGCCGGCATCGTGCGTAAGGCTGGCGCTTGGTTCACCTACGAATCCGATCAGCTTGGCCAAGGCAAGGAAAACGCCCGTAACTACCTGAAGGAACACCCCGACGTGGCCGAGGAACTGGAGCGTCGTATCCGCCTTCACCTCGGCATCGATGGCTCCGAGGACGTGCCGGAGGGTGTCGATCCGGAAACAGGTGAAGTCGATTTCTGA
- a CDS encoding DUF3046 domain-containing protein encodes MREVELWARLNDVLGHDYAPVWAENTVLAQLDSRTVVQAIADGIDSKRIWLAVWEQLELPQRLR; translated from the coding sequence GTGCGTGAGGTTGAGTTGTGGGCAAGGTTGAATGACGTGCTGGGGCACGACTACGCCCCCGTGTGGGCGGAGAACACGGTGCTGGCGCAGCTGGACTCCCGCACGGTCGTGCAGGCCATCGCTGACGGCATCGACAGCAAGCGCATCTGGCTCGCGGTGTGGGAGCAACTCGAGCTACCTCAGCGGTTACGGTGA